The Catharus ustulatus isolate bCatUst1 chromosome 26, bCatUst1.pri.v2, whole genome shotgun sequence genome has a window encoding:
- the PTAFR gene encoding platelet-activating factor receptor yields MISGKDKGDVEGSLDFYTACHIDSEFRYNLFTVFYSIIFSLGFVANCYVLWIFSRIYPTKKLNEIKIFMMNLTVADLLFLVTMPMWIVYYHHHGDWIMPEFLCNVAGFLFFVNTYSSVSFLMVITYNRYQAVTNPIKAAQLTTQRRGIYLSAAIWITIVGSSLYYLFDSNINQEQVGSKNFTRCFERYDTSGGVSAVLAIHVIICILFYIIFFLILGWNIVIIRTLFSKSVRPRKSAHVKQRALWMVCTVLAVFIISFVPHHIVHLPWTLTVLEQWKKENCQLRQQLNDAHQVTLCLLSTNCVLDPIIYCFLTKKFQKHLSENLKSMKGSRKCSRHTTDTVIEGTIHQEEAIRIC; encoded by the coding sequence ATGATATCTGGAAAGGACAAAGGAGATGTGGAAGGAAGTCTTGATTTCTACACTGCATGCCACATAGACTCTGAGTTTCGCTACAACCTCTTCACTGTTTTCTACAGCATTATTTTCAGTCTGGGCTTCGTTGCCAACTGCTATGTTCTCTGGATTTTCAGCCGTATTTACCCCACCAAGAAACTCAATGAAATCAAGATATTCATGATGAACCTGACAGTAGCTGACTTGCTCTTCTTAGTCACGATGCCAATGTGGATTGTTTACTACCACCACCATGGAGATTGGATCATGCCTGAGTTCCTGTGTAATGTGgctggctttttattttttgttaatacctactcttctgtttcctttctgaTGGTCATCACATACAACCGTTACCAAGCCGTGACTAATCCTATTAAAGCAGCTCAGCTGACCACCCAGAGAAGAGGTATCTACCTATCAGCAGCTATCTGGATCACAATAGTGGGCAGCTCCTTGTATTACCTTTTTGACAGTAATATCAATCAGGAGCAGGTTGGCTCCAAGAATTTCACGCGGTGCTTTGAGCGCTATGACACCTCGGGTGGTGTTTCAGCTGTTCTTGCCATTCATGTCATCATCTGCATTCTCTTCTatatcattttctttttgatacTGGGCTGGAACATTGTCATTATCAGGACCCTGTTCTCCAAGTCAGTGCGTCCACGGAAGAGCGCTCACGTCAAGCAGAGGGCACTGTGGATGGTGTgcactgtgctggctgtgtTCATCATAAGCTTTGTGCCCCATCACATCGTGCACCTGCCCTGGACTCTGACTGTTCTGGAGCAGTGGAAGAAGGAAAACTGCCAGCTGCGCCAACAGCTCAACGATGCTCACCAGGTGACTTTGTGCCTCTTGAGCACGAACTGTGTGTTGGACCCCATCATCTACTGCTTCCTCACCAAGAAGTTCCAGAAGCATCTTTCAGAAAACCTGAAAAGCATGAAAGGGAGTCGCAAATGCTCCAGGCACACAACAGACACGGTGATTGAGGGCACAATTCATCAAGAGGAAGCCATTAGGATCTGTTAG